GATTAAACTTTACTTGATTTATCACAATGACCAACCAACCAAACTTTTCCTTATTCAAGTTCAAACACTCGTTGCGGGTGCGTTGGGCAGAAGTAGACCCCCAGCAAGTGGTGTTTAACGGGCACTACTTGACCTATTTTGATGTGGCTTTTACTGAGTACTTTCGCGCGTTGGGACTTACCTATCCTGATGGACTCAAGCAATACAATTGTGACATGTATGTGCGCAAAACCACCATTGAGTACCACGCGCCAGCACGGTTCGACAACGAATTAACCATTTATGTGCGTACTTCAAGCATTGGCAATACCAGCATTACCATTCAAATGGAGATTACCTGCCAGCAACAACACCTTATCAGCGGAACACTTATTTATGTAAATGTAGATGTTCAAACTCAACGCCCCATGACACTGCCTCAAGGTGTACGCGAGGTGTTTGAGCGTTATGACAATTTGACCACATAAAACGAATTTTACCAAATGCTAGTTTAGTAACGTGCTCAAAATAAGTTTCTGGTTTTTGGGGCAAATACGCACAATTGACTGAGGCATTTAGGGAAGCGAAAAAAATAACTTCCTTGACTTCTATTTTTGGCATACGGAATTAGGGTTGTGCGAAGTTTTTAAAATTATTGATATACAAACATTTATGCATAAATCAAGAGGTTTATTGTAGGGGCAATCCCTTGCTGTAATGCAATGGAAGTTCGCGATTTATCGGAATGGTCGCCCTAGCGAAGGAGTGCATACGCCGGCGGAAAGAAAGGCGCTGTTGGTCAGACACGACGCAAATGAGTATACTGTTTCAAAGTACAAGTGTGTATGCCATTTTTTTAAGTTGGGTAATTAATTACTTTCTTATCCCTTAGCCTTTGGCAGAGCTCGGCAAAGCGAAGCTTTAGCCATCGGTTTTTGCGCTCAAGGCAACATCCGGGGGATGTTGAGCCAGACCGTGGGACGGTACTACGGGCAATAAAAATAACGAAAGGCAGTGAAGCGAACCGCAGAACGAAGTTCAAGCTCTGCGAAGCTAATTTATTCTAAATCGGACAGCTTCAAAGTCCCGATTTCTTATCGGGGTTATTGTTGAGGGCTACGCCCGAAATCCCGTTTACGGGGCGAACACGTTACTTAGTACCGTCATCGCCTCAGTTCGTGTCTCCACGAGCTGATCGAAACCTTCAAAAATAATGTTCTCAGACGCTGCGATGAGGCGGTTTAGCTTTGCTGAGCACCGACATTCAGCAGTATCTAAGGACTCGTAAACTCGGTTGTGGAGACGCAAACCGAGGCGAAAAAATAGCAGGGTAGAGTAACTTATCAGGCTTACACCCAAAGATTTTGGTTGCTTTTTCTTAGAGATGCGCTTATGAATACAAAAAACATAGAAGCTTTACAGCAAAAAATACAGACAATTGCCCAGCAAAAAAACACAGACATTTGTCTTGCCTGTCAGCTTGCCCTTAAGCTCACTTCTGCTGGTTTTGCCTCGGTCAAACCTTGGTTTGAGGCTTGGGTAGCCCAATTGCCCCAACTGTCTTATGAAACCCAGGTAGCATTAAGCGAAGTGTGGCATTGCCATGCATCGGTAGACGATTTTTTTGATCCAGATGACTTATCATTGATTTTGGCAGTAAGGCTCAAGTGGTGGCAAACCTGGTTGGCTGTGGCGCCTGAGCAAGCCATGCAAGGCAAAGACAAACACTTGTTAGCTAAAGCCTTGCACACGTTGCAACCCCGTAGTAAAGCCAGCCATGAAACCTTGCTAAAGGTGTTGATGGCAGAGGATAAACCCTGGAGCACCACTTTGATTTACCTGTTGCGTTTGGGTATTGGGCAGGCGTTGCTGTCTTATGAGA
This window of the Microscilla marina ATCC 23134 genome carries:
- a CDS encoding acyl-CoA thioesterase produces the protein MTNQPNFSLFKFKHSLRVRWAEVDPQQVVFNGHYLTYFDVAFTEYFRALGLTYPDGLKQYNCDMYVRKTTIEYHAPARFDNELTIYVRTSSIGNTSITIQMEITCQQQHLISGTLIYVNVDVQTQRPMTLPQGVREVFERYDNLTT